The following nucleotide sequence is from Basilea psittacipulmonis DSM 24701.
TATCAGTACAGTTAGTGTGGATTATAAATATTAATTTCACTTATCTTTTCAAGCTCTTTGTTTAGCTCTAGTGATCCATAATATGCTTCTGAATATATACCAGCGTATTCTGCGAGTAATCTAGCATTTTCTTTGCTGTATGTATATACTGGAAACGGTTGTACCTCATTCGCAAACAACCAAATGGTTCGACTTATTCCATCTATAAATGAACAAGCAGTTTCAGTTCTTTGAGAATATCTGATTAATTTATTAAACCAGATAAATGGTTTAATATATACAGACTCCTGTTTTATGTATTGCTCATACGCTATTTGAGCAAGTGGTACTGGGTTTGAGAGACCATAGCTAAATCCTGTTTCAGCATCTCGGAATTTATAGTCATTACGCCAATCCATTTCATTTCCAAACCTAAGTTCGGGGGTTTGTGGAAATTGCGTATTTTGCCACATTTTTAAAAATTTTGTTGATTTGACAAAAACGATATGATGTTCATTATCTGGTTTGCGATAAATAGGGTGTTTCATATAAACCTATTTTTGCTTATTTGTCATTAACTCAAAAACCAGATAATTTTTAAGGTGATAATCGGGACATTCAATATAAATATTATGATTAGGAAATTTTTTTAATTCCATTTTTAATTGCCTCTTTTATAGAATATTAATTTGATCAACTCTCAGAATTGATAGATGAGTTCTGTATTGTAAATATATCGTTATTTATGAACAATATTTTTTAAGATATGTTTATATAACTAATAAACTTAATTTTGTATGAAAACCTTGTCAAGGTTGGGATATTGCAAGATAGATACAGTGGCTCATTTGTTTTGATGATAACAAAAAATGGCAATGGCTTTAAAGTTCGTCACATTTGAACATACAAAACTTAACTTCATTAAGAATGATACTCGGTTTAGTATAGAGCTTAATTGTCTCAGATACGGCTTGTATGTGACAGAATAGTCGATATATTATAAAAAGTTTTTTATGGTTATAACCATAAAATTTAAGTTAAACGAGAATTCTCACCGTTACAGTTTATTGCTCTAATGTAGACCTTAAATTACATTACATGCCAGTTTACAATAATAAGAAAACCCAACCAATCGACTTGATTTTATTGTGTTTTTTACATTTAGATATTATTTGTATGCTATAAAATGAAGGGGAATTAGCTTTGACATATTCTC
It contains:
- a CDS encoding plasmid fertility inhibition factor family protein — its product is MKHPIYRKPDNEHHIVFVKSTKFLKMWQNTQFPQTPELRFGNEMDWRNDYKFRDAETGFSYGLSNPVPLAQIAYEQYIKQESVYIKPFIWFNKLIRYSQRTETACSFIDGISRTIWLFANEVQPFPVYTYSKENARLLAEYAGIYSEAYYGSLELNKELEKISEINIYNPH